The Pseudomonas solani genome segment ACACAGGTGGGCGCATCCGTCCGCCGCTTTCACTTCGGAGTCTGCATGTCGTTGTCCAGCGGGCTGATCGCCGCGGTCGCCCTTCTCTATATGGCCGTGCTGTTCGCCATCGCCTTCTATGGCGACCGCCGTCGCGCGCCCATGCCGCCGAAGGGCCGCGCCCTGGTCTACAGCCTGTCGCTGGCGGTGTACTGCACCAGCTGGACCTTCTTCGGCGCCGTGGGCCAGGCCGCCGGCCAGCTCTGGGCCTTTTTGCCGATCTACCTCGGCCCCATCCTGCTGATGGTCTTCGCCCCCTGGGTGCTGCAGAAGATGGTGCTGATCAGCAAGCAGGAGAACATCACCTCCATCGCCGACTTCATCGCCGCCCGCTATGGCAAGTCCCAGGCCCTGGCGGTGGTGGTGGCGCTGATCTGCCTGGTCAGCGTGCTGCCCTACATCGCCCTGCAGCTCAAGGGCATCGTCCTCGGCGTCAACCTGCTGATCGGCTCCGGCGCCGAATCCACCGGCACCCGCGCCCAGGACACCGCGCTGATCGTGTCCCTGGTGCTGGCGCTGTTCACCATCCTTTTCGGCACCCGCAACCTCGACGCCACCGAGCACCACCGCGGCATGGTGCTGGCCATCTCGTTCGAGTCGCTGATCAAGCTGCTGGCCTTCCTCGCCGTCGGCATCTTCGTCAGCTTCAGCCTGTTCGATGGCTTCGACGACCTGACCCTGCGCGCCATGCAGGCCACCCACCTGGAGAGCTTCTGGCTGCAGCCGGTGGACTGGCCGACCCTGATCGTGCAGACCGGCGTGGCGATGGTGGCGTTCGTCTGCCTGCCCCGGCAGTTCCATGTCGCGGTGGTGGAAAACATCGAGCCCCGTGACCTGCGCACCGCGCGCTGGGTGTTCCCGCTCTACCTGGGGCTGGCGGCGCTGTTCGTGGTGCCCATCGCCCTGGCCGGCAAGATGCTGCTGCCCGCCGGCGTGATGCCCGACTCCTTCGTCATCAGCCTGCCCCTGGCCGAGGCCCATCCGTCCCTCGCCCTGCTGGCCTTCATCGGCGGCGCCTCGGCCGCCACCGGCATGGTCATCGTCGAAGCCGTGGCGCTCTCGACCATGGTCTCCAACGACATGCTGCTGCCCTGGCTGCTGCGCCGGCAGAGCGCCGAGCGCCCCTTCGAGGTGTTCCGTCACTGGATGCTCTCGGTGCGCCGCGTCAGCATCGTGGTAATCATCCTCCTCGGCTACGTCAGCTACCGCCTGCTGGGCTCCACCGCGAGCCTGGCCACCATCGGCCAGATCGCCTTCGCCGCCATCGCCCAGCTCGGCCCGGCCATGGCCGGTGCCCTCTACTGGAAGCAGGCCAACCGGCGCGGCGTGTTCGCCGGGCTGGCCACCGGCGCCCTGCTCTGGGCCTACACCCTGGTGCTGCCACAGGTGGCCCGGGGGCTCGGCTGGCCGCTGGAGGCCTTCCCCGGTCTCGCCGGGCTGATGGCCAACCCGCTGAACCTGCCCATCGACCCGCAAACCCAGGGCGTGGTGCTGTCCCTGGCCGGCAACTGGCTGCTGTTCGCCTGGGTCTCGGTGTTCTCCCGCACCCGGGTGTCCGAACACTGGCAGGCCAGCCGCTTCATCGGCCAGATCGTCTCGGCGCGGCCGAGCAACCGTTCGCTGCTGGCGGTGCAGGTGGAAGACCTGCTGATGCTGGCGGCACGCTTCGTCGGCGAGGAACGTGCGCGGCAGAGCTTCGTGCGCTTCGCCTACCGCCAGGGCACCAGCTTCAACCCGGTGCAGAACGCCAACCAGGACTGGATCACCCACACCGAGCGCCTGCTCGCCGGCGTGCTCGGCGCCTCGTCCGCCCGCGCGGTGGTGAAGGCCGCCATCGAGGGCCGCGAGATGCAGGTGGAGGACGTCGTGCGCATCGTCGACGAAGCCTCCGAGGTGCTGCAGTTCAACCGCGCCCTGCTGCAAGGGGCCATCGAGAACATCACCCAGGGCATCAGCGTGGTCGACCAGTCCCTGCGCCTGGTGGCCTGGAACCGCCGCTACCTGGAACTCTTCGACTACCCCGACGGGCTGATCAGCGTCGGCCGGCCCATCGCCGACATCATCCGCTACAACGCCGAGCGCGGCCTGTGCGGGCCGGGCGACGCCGAGGCCCACGTCTCGCGCCGGCTGTTCTGGATGCGCCAGGGCAACGCCCATACCTCCGAGCGCCTGTTCCCCAATGGCCGGGTCATCGAGCTGATCGGCAACCCGATGCCGGGCGGTGGCTTCGTCATGAGCTTCACCGACATCACCGCATTCCGCGAAGGGGAAAAGGCCCTCAAGGACGCCAACGAGGGGCTGGAGCAACGGGTCACCGAACGCACCCTCGAACTGTCCCAGCTCAACCAGGCGCTGATCGAGGCCAAGGGCACCGCCGAAGCGGCCAACCAATCGAAGACCCGTTTCCTTGCCGCCGTCAGCCATGACCTGATGCAGCCGCTTAACGCCGCGCGGCTGTTCTCCGCCGCCCTCGCCCACCAGCAGGACGCGCTGCCGCCGGAATCCCGCGAGCTGGTGGGCCACCTCGACAGCTCGCTGCGCTCGGCGGAAGACCTGATCACCGACCTGCTGGACATCTCGCGCCTGGAAAGCGGGCGCATCACCCCCGACCGCGCCGCCTTCCCCCTGGCCGCGCTGTACGACGCCCTCGGCGCCGAGTTCAAGGCCCTGGCCCAGGAGCAGGGCGTGGACTTCCGCGTCAGCGGCAGCAAGCTGCGCATCGAGAGCGACATGAAGCTGCTGCGCCGGGTGCTGCAGAACTTCCTTACCAACGCCTTCCGCTATGCCAAGGGCCATGTGCTGCTGGGCGTGCGCCGCGAAGGCGGCCTGCTGCGCCTGGAAGTCTGGGACCGCGGCCCGGGCATCCCCGAAGATAAGCGCAAGGTGATATTCGAAGAGTTCAAGCGCCTGGACAGCCACCAGACCCGCGCCGAGAAAGGCCTGGGCTTGGGCCTGGCCATCGCCGACGGGCTCTGCCGCGTGCTCGGCCACCACCTGGAAGTCCGCTCGTGGCCGGGCAAGGGCAGCGTCTTCAGCGTCAGCGTGCCCCTGGCGCGCACCCCGGCACCGGCCCCCGTCGTGCCGCAGAAGGAAGCCAACGGCCACGCCCTGGATGGCACCCAGGTGCTGTGCATCGACAACGAAGACAGCATCCTCACCGGCATGCACAGCCTGCTCTCGCGCTGGGGCTGCCAGGTGTGGACGGCGCGCAACCGCCTGGAGTGCGAACACCTGCTGGCCGAGGACGTGCGCCCGCAACTGGCACTGGTGGACTACCACCTGGATGAAGGCGAGACCGGCACCGAGCTGATGGCCTGGCTGCGTACCCGCCTCGGCGCACCGGTACCGGGCGTGGTGATCAGTGCCGACGCCCGCGCCGAACTGATCGCCGAAGTCCACGCCGCCGGCCTCGACTACCTGGCCAAGCCGGTCAAGCCCGCCGCCCTGCGTGCCCTGCTCAGCCGACACCTGGTGTTGCGCTGAGCGGCTCGCGCTGCGCACCCGGTAATTCTTCGTCGCAGCTCGGGAGCAACCCGGCAGGCCTCACGGGCCGGATTCCCCGGCCTGGCTCCCCGCCCCTGTCGATGGCGTATCCGTCACCGTCCAGCGTCTAGACTTCTGCCATCCGCGCAGCCGCCGAGAGGCCGCTGTTCACCTCGGCGACGCGGCCCGGTATAAGGAGTGCCTGGCGCACCTGCCGCCACGCCGTAGAGACAGGAGTCTTCGCAATGAATCTTTCCAGTGGGTCGGGCCCGGTGCCGACCCACCTTCCCGAGCGCCCGGCCGAGGACTACCTCGCCGAACGGGTCGCCACGCTCTTCTCCACCAGCCCTTCGACGGCAGTCGGCAACGTCTTCTCCGGCTCCATGGTGTTCGGGGTCTACCACGCAAGCGCGCCACTGCGCGGGCTGTGCATCTGGCTGGCCATCCTGGTGGTGCTGATGGTGGTGCGCCTGTCCCTGGTGCGCGCCTGGCGGCGTGATCCGCAACGCTTCCCGCCGCTGACCTGGGCGCGCATGACCATGTGCCAGTGCGGCGCCGTGGGCGTGGCCTGGGGTGTCGGCGCCATCTGGCTGATGGGCTATGGCACGCCCTACGAGGACGTGATCTTCGGCTGCATCGCCCTGGCCTCGGTGATGGTCGCCATGAGCAACGTCTCCTACTGGCCGGCGCACCTGGCCTTCCATGTGCCCATGTTCTTCTTCCTCGGCATCGCCTACGGCCGTGACCCGGAGCCCCAGGCGATGTTCCTCGCCGTCTCCGCCTGGGTGGTCTGCCCCTTCATCGCCGAGATGGGCCGGCGCCTGCAGATCCGCTTCAACGAAGCCCTGAAGCTGGCCTGGGAACACCAGGTGCTGGCGCACAAGTACGCCCTGGCCAACCAGGAACTGGCCATCCTCAGCCGCACCGATGACCTCACCCGCATCGCCAACAAGCGCCACCTCGACGAAACCCTGAAGCGTGAATGGCACCGCTGCGCGCGCAATCACGAGCACCTGGGCGTGCTGATGCTGGATATCGATCACTTCAAGCTCTACAACGACAGCTACGGCCACCTCGCTGGCGACATCTGCATCCGCCAGGTGGCCGAGGCGATGCGCGCGAGCATCCGCGAGCACTGCGATTTCGTCGCGCGCTTCGGCGGCGAGGAGTTCACCGTGGTCATGCCCGGGGCCGACCTGGAAACCGCCCGCGCCATCGCCGAACGCATCCGCGCGGCCGTGGAGGACCTGGACCAGCCCCATGCCGGTGCCGAGCGCGGCCACCTCACCGTGAGCATTGGCGTGGCCTCCACCGAGCAGGGCACGGCGATCAGCGAAGAGGCCCTGGTGGGTAACGCCGACGTGGCCCTCTATGCGGCCAAGCACGCCGGGCGCAACCGGGTGGAAGCCTTTCGCGGGCAGTCCACCCTCCTCGCTCCCGCGCACTGAAGGCGCGGGCTTCAGCCCTTGAGAAAGCCCCTGAGCAGCTCGCCCACACGGCCACCCAGCTCCTGGTTGGCTGAG includes the following:
- a CDS encoding hybrid sensor histidine kinase/response regulator codes for the protein MSLSSGLIAAVALLYMAVLFAIAFYGDRRRAPMPPKGRALVYSLSLAVYCTSWTFFGAVGQAAGQLWAFLPIYLGPILLMVFAPWVLQKMVLISKQENITSIADFIAARYGKSQALAVVVALICLVSVLPYIALQLKGIVLGVNLLIGSGAESTGTRAQDTALIVSLVLALFTILFGTRNLDATEHHRGMVLAISFESLIKLLAFLAVGIFVSFSLFDGFDDLTLRAMQATHLESFWLQPVDWPTLIVQTGVAMVAFVCLPRQFHVAVVENIEPRDLRTARWVFPLYLGLAALFVVPIALAGKMLLPAGVMPDSFVISLPLAEAHPSLALLAFIGGASAATGMVIVEAVALSTMVSNDMLLPWLLRRQSAERPFEVFRHWMLSVRRVSIVVIILLGYVSYRLLGSTASLATIGQIAFAAIAQLGPAMAGALYWKQANRRGVFAGLATGALLWAYTLVLPQVARGLGWPLEAFPGLAGLMANPLNLPIDPQTQGVVLSLAGNWLLFAWVSVFSRTRVSEHWQASRFIGQIVSARPSNRSLLAVQVEDLLMLAARFVGEERARQSFVRFAYRQGTSFNPVQNANQDWITHTERLLAGVLGASSARAVVKAAIEGREMQVEDVVRIVDEASEVLQFNRALLQGAIENITQGISVVDQSLRLVAWNRRYLELFDYPDGLISVGRPIADIIRYNAERGLCGPGDAEAHVSRRLFWMRQGNAHTSERLFPNGRVIELIGNPMPGGGFVMSFTDITAFREGEKALKDANEGLEQRVTERTLELSQLNQALIEAKGTAEAANQSKTRFLAAVSHDLMQPLNAARLFSAALAHQQDALPPESRELVGHLDSSLRSAEDLITDLLDISRLESGRITPDRAAFPLAALYDALGAEFKALAQEQGVDFRVSGSKLRIESDMKLLRRVLQNFLTNAFRYAKGHVLLGVRREGGLLRLEVWDRGPGIPEDKRKVIFEEFKRLDSHQTRAEKGLGLGLAIADGLCRVLGHHLEVRSWPGKGSVFSVSVPLARTPAPAPVVPQKEANGHALDGTQVLCIDNEDSILTGMHSLLSRWGCQVWTARNRLECEHLLAEDVRPQLALVDYHLDEGETGTELMAWLRTRLGAPVPGVVISADARAELIAEVHAAGLDYLAKPVKPAALRALLSRHLVLR
- a CDS encoding GGDEF domain-containing protein; amino-acid sequence: MNLSSGSGPVPTHLPERPAEDYLAERVATLFSTSPSTAVGNVFSGSMVFGVYHASAPLRGLCIWLAILVVLMVVRLSLVRAWRRDPQRFPPLTWARMTMCQCGAVGVAWGVGAIWLMGYGTPYEDVIFGCIALASVMVAMSNVSYWPAHLAFHVPMFFFLGIAYGRDPEPQAMFLAVSAWVVCPFIAEMGRRLQIRFNEALKLAWEHQVLAHKYALANQELAILSRTDDLTRIANKRHLDETLKREWHRCARNHEHLGVLMLDIDHFKLYNDSYGHLAGDICIRQVAEAMRASIREHCDFVARFGGEEFTVVMPGADLETARAIAERIRAAVEDLDQPHAGAERGHLTVSIGVASTEQGTAISEEALVGNADVALYAAKHAGRNRVEAFRGQSTLLAPAH